The sequence GTCTTTTTCACAGTTCGATCGCGAAAAGCCTGCTTCAGCACCGAGTATGATCGCTCGGATTTTGCCAAGACCATTAGACCGCTAGTGCCCACATCCAGCCGCTGAACAATTCCCTGGCGCTCCGGAGCCCCCGATGTGGTGAGGGTTACCCCTAAGTTCAAAAGCGCGCCCGGAACACTCGGTCCATCAAATCCCGCAGAAGGGTGAGCGACAACACCCGCTGGCTTGTCCACCACCACGATGTGATCGTCTTGGAAAATAATTTTGAAATCCACCACCGCATCCGAGGTGATCTCGAGGCCAACCGGTTTCTCATTCAATACCACCTCGATTAACATCTCAACAGTGAGGCGATCAGACTTGCCAATTAGCTTGCCAGCGGCACTAACAGCTCCAGCACCAAGCAATTCGGCTGACTGAGAACGGCTCAATCCGAGCATTTTGCTGAGGCCCAGGTCTGCCCGCTCGCCAATCAGAGAATCCGGAACCGGAAGGTACTTACTTACCAACTCCCCCGCCGATCTGATCCCCACGCAAAGTCCGATAAATCATCAATGCCACTCCGATTACCAAAAATGAATCAGCCAAATTGAAGATTGGAAAATTAAGCGGCACTTGAATGAAGTCGACCACGTGACCACTGAAAAGCTGCGGCTCGCGAAGCACTCTGTCAATTCCATTACCGGCCGCCCCGCCAGTTACAAATCCAGCTATCAGACCCCACAGCGTCGTCTTCACCTTCGGTCCATACCAGAGCAACCCAAGAACCGCCAGAATCGAAATGATTGCCAGTATCCAAGTTGCCCCAAAGCTCAGCGAAAAAGCTGCGGAATCGTTGTAGACCAACCTAAATCGAATTATTTCGCCGATAAAGGGAACCGAAGTGCCAGGCGTGAGAAAAAAGATAGCCAGCTCTTTGGTGATTTGGTCTAGCAGTATTACTAAAAAAGCTGTTGCAAAAAACAGGTTACGGCGATTGCTAACTGCGCTCACCGAGCTCGTTCTGTTCGTTCCCGGAATAAGTATTATCTAAGTCGCTGTCGTTTTCCGTGGCGGCGCGGGCAGCCAAGTCAATCTCTTCTTGAACCAGCGCTACCGCCTGACTCGGGTCCTGATCAATGAGTTCTTCTCGAACCAAAGAAGCAAGCTGGGTTTCAATGTAGTCGCGAAGTCTAAACCGATAGTCCTGCTCGAAATCACGAAGATCATCGATTGTGCTCTCGATTGCCCTTCGATCCAATTCGAGTTGTCCGATGACAGCTCTGGCTTGAGATTCGGCATCGCGAACCCAGCGGGCCGCATTCTCCTGCCCATCTCGGATGAGCTGATCCCGCTTGGTAAGACCCTCGCGCACATGCTCCTCATGGAGTCTTCGAGCAAGCTCCAGAAGGCTGTGGGAGTTGCTGGCGTCCGCAGCAGATGGGACCGCGGCCGCCAAAATTGGTGCGACCGGGAAGTCTGGCATACTCGGGACAGGCTCGGATTCCAAGGCTTCAGAAGCCGCTAGCTTTCCTCTTAGAGACTCATTCTCCAACGCCATCTGACGAAGCTCCTTGGTGATTTCATCCAAGAAGTCGTCTACCTCATCCTGGTCGTATCCCTCGCGGAATTTGACAATGGTAAATCTCTTGTTTACTACGTCTTCAGGCGTCAGGGCCATCTCGCACCTTCCTCATCCAGCACTATAAGTTCATCGCCTATGTTAGGGCTTTTTAGATACCTCTGGCAAAGCCCTGCAGAATCACTGCGGCAAGAAGA is a genomic window of Candidatus Aquiluna sp. UB-MaderosW2red containing:
- a CDS encoding RluA family pseudouridine synthase — translated: MGIRSAGELVSKYLPVPDSLIGERADLGLSKMLGLSRSQSAELLGAGAVSAAGKLIGKSDRLTVEMLIEVVLNEKPVGLEITSDAVVDFKIIFQDDHIVVVDKPAGVVAHPSAGFDGPSVPGALLNLGVTLTTSGAPERQGIVQRLDVGTSGLMVLAKSERSYSVLKQAFRDRTVKKTYHALVQGSPEPSSGTIDTPIARSQKHDYKFTISPDGKPAVTHYSTIELLPAASLMKVGLETGRTHQIRVHFSQFRHPLVGDPLYGCDPKLASALSLERQWLHAMKLGFAHPKSGKWVEFESEYPSDLKLALDRLRDSSFRF
- the lspA gene encoding signal peptidase II, whose protein sequence is MSAVSNRRNLFFATAFLVILLDQITKELAIFFLTPGTSVPFIGEIIRFRLVYNDSAAFSLSFGATWILAIISILAVLGLLWYGPKVKTTLWGLIAGFVTGGAAGNGIDRVLREPQLFSGHVVDFIQVPLNFPIFNLADSFLVIGVALMIYRTLRGDQIGGGVGK
- a CDS encoding DivIVA domain-containing protein, yielding MALTPEDVVNKRFTIVKFREGYDQDEVDDFLDEITKELRQMALENESLRGKLAASEALESEPVPSMPDFPVAPILAAAVPSAADASNSHSLLELARRLHEEHVREGLTKRDQLIRDGQENAARWVRDAESQARAVIGQLELDRRAIESTIDDLRDFEQDYRFRLRDYIETQLASLVREELIDQDPSQAVALVQEEIDLAARAATENDSDLDNTYSGNEQNELGERS